The genomic DNA TCCGTTCAAATAATTTTGGATTTCAATGTTCTTAAAGTTCAGACGTCCCAACCAAGTTGTCAACATTTGTTCTTCAGAAGGCAAAGCCGTAGCAGGAGTCGACTGGTCGTAATTATACCAAGTCAGCGGGTCAACTCCTAAGCTACCCAACGTACGCGGATCGTCATACATTCCTTTTTTGGCGGCCAATTCTTCCGGAGTCAGCAAACTTTCAGAATATTCTTGACGAAATTTGACAAAACCGGCACCGTCTACCACTTCCGGAACCGAATTAGCCTGCACCCACCCAAAGTTCGAATTGAAGTTGACAACAGGTTTGCCGGTCTTACCCTTTTTCGTAGTAATGGCAATAACTCCATTCGCTGCTTTTGCACCATATACAGCGACAGAACTGGCGTCTTTCAACACATCGATAGACTGGACATCCATCGGATTGATATCCGACAAGTCACCGTTGAAGATCACACCATCCAGCACATACAAAGGATCGGATCCCGCACTTAACGTGTTTTTACCACGAATCTGAACAGAAGCCGTACCTTCAGCATTGACAGATGCCCCAATCGAAACACCGGGTGCATTGGCTCTCAACAAGTCTTGGACGGAACGGGGAGTTTCTTTTTCCAAACTCTCGGCTTTAACGGTCGAGATCGCCCCCGTCAAGTCCTTCTTCTTGGCCGTGCCGTAACCGATCACAACCACTTCTTCCAGTTCTTCCGTGTCTTCTTTCATCGTCACGTTGAGCGTTTTCTGATTCCCAACCGGAATCTCTTGGGAGATATAACCGATGTAAGAGAACACTAGGATGGTTTTGCCCCCTTTTACAGAAACACTGTACTTACCATCCACATCCGTGATGGAACCATTGGTCGTCCCCTTTTCCATCACGTTCACGCCAATCAGAGGTTCACCCGACTGGTCTTTTACGACACCGGTAATCGTCACATTCTGAGCAAAAGACTGGGTAACAAACAGCCCTAACAGAATTGAAATCAAACCGAATCGTAGCAAAAAATTCAATTTACACTTTTGCATTTTGATTTTAGGTAATATATTAGACATAAAAAATCACAACAAAAAATTCCACTAAGACATTAACTGTCTGCAGAAAACCAAAAGGAAATATTTGAGAATAAAAACAAAGACATCATGATATTACATTTAATTCTTACTTCAGTTCTTAAGGAACTGTGGTGTGATAAATCGTTTTTTTTGTGTTTAAATAAAAAATTAAGTTTGCATTTTCTAAATAAAGTGTGTATGTTTGCGGCCAGAAGTTACGAAAAGAGTGTAATTTATTGGAAATGAGCGTAGGTTAATTGCTCTTGATAGTAATAGGTTACGATTTAGTTAGTTATCTACTGCATTATCCTTCTGCGCGTTGCGTAACCTTCAAAGAACTCTTCGTATGCAAAAGTAGCTATTTAATTCGAGATTTTGATATAAACTCCCGTTTTTTATCCCCTCATTCATAAGAATTTTCCGTAAAAGCGGTATTGTCCGTCGGCACACCATTGCCCAAAACGAGTTTGGAACAAACGTGTGCCGACTACCGCATAGCTGGAGAAAAGGGCATTGCCTCACGCCTAAACGATGTTTAGACAGATGAAGCAATGCCCCTTTCTTTTGCGCCTATGCCAAGAGGTGCTTTTACGGGTTTTCAAATGATTTTTCTTTTTTCGCTGTCTCTTTTGCCGGAAGCGGAAAGTGAATGCAGAGTGTGTCAGCCTGCCCCATGAATGAAACAGGCGCCCACACACAGCCGGACAAACCGGGAAGAATGATTGTTGCCACCCGGCTGAACAAGTTCCGTCGGATCGGAAACAATCATACTTCCTTTGTTGTGGTTTGCCCTTTTCACGCTTCCGGTGATGTCTTTTTCCTTTTGGTGATTCTTTTTTTTACGGATTTTCCCCTGAAGTTTTTTTCTACACAATCTGCCTCTGTTTTCGTTTACCTCCATTTTGCGCCTTTCAGTAAGCCGCATCAGTCAGTCATTTTCGTTCTGGGCGCAAAGGTAATTCCGGGATTGGACGGGAAAGCAAGGTCAAGCCTCCTGTTTTCGGTAAAAATCTCCAGCCCTGCGGGTAGTATTTTGACCGAAAAACCTTGCATTCCCTAATCCCTACCTTTTCAAGCACCCGAAACGAAAACGACCGATGCGACAGAAAGACGCATAAAAAAAATGTCGGATAAACGAGAGGCAGATAAGATAGTTTGAAACTCAACTCCCTCAGCTCTTGAATCCGCATTAAAAACAAAAAAATCAAAAACAGCGAAGATATGACGGCAACGGCAAATTTCAGACAAATGGCGCAACACATCGGGTTGGCGATATGCGGCTTGATGATGCGCACCGCCTTCGGGGTGTTCGGCATCCTTTGGGGCATCATCAGAGAGATTGTAAACGGAGTGTTCCGAGTGGCGATAGGTGTAATCGTGGCTATCCTTTCCACCATTGCCTTCTTTGGCTTCATCCTTTGGTTATTCACCCTTTAACCCTTACCGACATGGCAAAAAGAAACAGCAAGACGGCAGCGCAGCAGTGCAGATATTACGAGGTGGACAACATCTTCGTGTATATGGTGGAAACGTACATCAACGGCAATTTTGAAACTTTCCGAAGATTGTACCACGAACTGAACAAGGACGCACGGAGGGATTTCATGGACTTCCTTCTCAGCGAGGTAGAGCCGACCTATTGGAGAGAGATACTGAAACAGATAATCTAAAAATGACAGCGATATGAAAGGAACAGACCATTTCAAGAGAACGATATATATGTACTTGGAACAGCGTGCGGAGGAAGATGCGCTATTTGCAAAGAAGTACCGCAACCCTGCCAAGAACATGGACGAGTGCGTGACCCACATTCTGAACTATGTGCAGAAAAGCGGTTGCAACGGTTTCACGGACGGAGAGATATTCGGGCAAGCCATCCACTACTATGAGGAAAACGAGATAGAGGTGGGCAAACCGATGGACTGCCAAGTGGTTGTGAACCACGTTGTGAAACTCACGGCAGAGGAAAAGGCGGAGGCACGTCAGAACGCTGTCCGCAAATACCAAGAGGAGGAACTCCGCAAGTTGCAGAACCGCCACAGACCGTCAGCGAGAAAAGAAAACCAACCCCAACCCTCATTATTTGATTTAGGCTTATGAAACCGAAGACCAAGATACAGAAAGAGGTGGCAAGACTTTCCGCCAACCTTCGCCCCATATCAGCGACACAAATAGATTGGGCATACCGCCACTGCGTTGAGCATATCGGCTACCGCACCAAGAAAGGGAACATCACCTGTTCCGACTGCGGTCACGAGTGGCACAGCGACAGCGGACTATGCGACACCCTTGAAGGCTGCACCTGCCCCAAATGCCATGCCGAACTCAAAGTGCAGGACACACGCAGACGCATCTACAAGGAAACGCAGAATTTCAGCGTGATAACCACCTGCAAAGGGTATCAGGTAATCCGCGTGGCGCAGGTCAGATGCGAGAGCAGGAAAGGCGAACCGATGCGTTTCTACTGCCACGAGGTCGTGCAGCGTTGGATTTCACCCGACGGCAAGGTTACGGACATGGCGTTGCTCCGTGGCTTCCTTTTCTGCTATTGCGATGTGTGGGCATTAGGCAGCGATATGGAGGTAAGACCGCACAACAGCCTATACGATGATGTGGTGGCAAGAAGCTGTGCATATCCAAAGATGAGGATATTGCCCCAACTCAGACGTAACGGCTTCAAGGGCGATTTCCACGGCATCTCCCCCGTGCGTCTTTTCAAAGCCTTGCTTTCAGACCCAAGAATTGAAACCCTTATGAAAGGCGGTGAGATTGAGGTCATGAAACACTTTCTTTTCAATACCCGTACTGCCGATGAATGTTGGGCATCATATCTGATTGCCAAGCGTCACAAGTATCAGATAGACAACCTCTCAATGTGGTGCGACTATCTGCGTATGCTCAAAAAACTCGGTCAAGACCTCCGTAACCCGAAGAACATCTGTCCCGAAGATTTCATGGCGGCACACGACAACGCAACCCGAAAAATTGAAGCCATACACGAGAAGGAAAGAGCCGCAGAGCAACGCCGTTGGGAGATTGAAAGGCGTGAGCGTGAGCAACAGCGACAACTCCAACGAAAGAAAGATGCGGAGGATTTCATCGCCAACAAATCCAAATTCTTCGGCTTGGTAATCACGGACGAGGAAATAATCGTCAAGGTGCTTGAAAGCATAGACGAGTATTACAACGAGGGCAAGACGCAGGGCATCTGCGTGTTTGGCAGTGGATACTACAAGAAAGCCGACACCCTCATACTATCGGCAAGGATTGGCGATGAGATTATTGAAACCGTAGAGGTGGACTTGCGAACCCTCGAAGTGGTGCAGTGCCACGGCAAGCACAACCAGGACACCGAATATCACGAGCGCATCATAGACCTTGTGAACAAGAACGCCAACCTTATCCGTGAGCGGATGAAAGCGGCATAGCATAACCCCTAAAACAACATTGATATGGAAGTAAGAATTGAAAGTATGATTTGTGTGTGGGATGATGCAATCCCCACGATGTTCCTTGAATTTGTGAACCTCCTCACTCTCACAACGAGTGAGGGGGAATTGAGAAAGAGCGTAAAGGAGTTTGCCGAGAAGCACGAACTTGACAAGTTTTTCCTTTACGGCTTCGGCTCACACCATTTCTACCTGCACCAACGCTACACAAGCAACCCCGAAATGGTGATGAAGAACAGAGTTCTGTCAGTACATTTTTAACCATCTAAAAAGCAACATTATGACAACACGAATGACCATCAACGGAGTAAGCACCTGCGCGGAAGCAGGTACGGAGAAATACGAGCGTTTCCAATCGGGTATCGGAAGACGCAGGCGGACACTTGTGCAGTACGACTACCGCCACCCCATAGACAGAGAATTGTTCTCTTGTGTCAAACCCACGTTGGACGAGTGCCGAGCCGCACGGGACAAGTGGCTGAACGCAAAGAAGGGAAAGGAGGACAGACTATGAACACGACCTATCAAACGCTGATAGTCAAGTTCAGCGAACCTATCACGGCATTGGACGGTATCTTTGACGATACCGGAGCGTGGGGAACGGACACCCTCAAGGGGTGGATAGATGATTACGAAAGCACACGTTTCACCGCCACCGACAGCCATACGGCAGTCATCACGAGCGAGTACAATATGGAATGTGTGAAAGAGTGGCTACAACGGCAGACCCCCATTTCCGAAATGCGAGAATTTTGAACGGGATGGCGGTGTCCGCACCGCCAATACTTAAAACCCTAAAAACAAAAGATATGATAGCCAAGACGATATTACAGCAGATAGGCGGAAAACGCTTCACCGCCATGACAGGTAGCCGTGATTTCATAGATATGGGCAACGGCTTACGGATGAGCCTTGCAAGGAACAAAACAAGTGCCAACCGCCTTGACATCATCTATGACGAAGGGGCAGACCTCTACAATATGCGCTTCTACCGCAGGACGTTCAGCAAAAAGACCTTTGAGTGCAAGACAAAGGACATTGCCGTACACGAGGGTATCTATTTTGATATGCTGGAGGAAATGTTCACGATGGTGACGGGACTTTACACACGCTTTTGAGTGGCGGGGCGGCGAGAGCCGCCCTACTTTCTTTCAGTGAGCATGATGGCGGACAAAGAAAGTAGCAAAGAAACCTTTGTCCAATCTGCGATAACTAAAAAATCCGCAAGTAAAACTTGCGGAGGCTATATATTGGGTCGTTATTTTTTGGTGGAGGGGAATGATAATCTCGAACCGTTGAACTACACATTTCTGCTTCGTCTCCATTTCCCCCAACGATTTGATACGTTCAATCATTTTTGTTGTTCCTTTCTGAATTTTCCTAAATACTTTCTTCATAATTTCGCTATACTTTTTATGGTTAATAACTATGTTTTGTATTGCTCTCACAACACTTACAACTTGAAGTGTTATTTGGAAACCGATAGGCAAAAATGGCTCAACGATGTCAATTAACGAGAAAATCCTACGATAATCTATCAAGTGATAGAGCAAAAGACGTGCCAAGTTAAATATGGCACGTCTTTTGCCAGTTTTGTCAGTCCTTTTATGGGATATACAACAGCGCAAACTCCGCCTTTCTCCGTTTGAGCAGCATGGCGTGGCGTTTTCCTTTGTAGTTGCAGAAGGCTATATACTCACGGTAGATGTTCCTGTCACCAGCTTCCAGCTTCTTGATTAAGGTGCTTTTGGGGATTGTTTTGCTGCCTAACAGCTTCGCCGGTCCCACATTGTAAGCTAACGTGCCAAGCAAAATCGAATCAACCCCGAATTTACGGAACATGGCGACAAATTTGCGCAGGTCTTTCCGCAAAAGTTCATCCGCATCCCGTTTTGTCATGGTTCGTGCCGAATACTTCTCGTTTGGCAAAAGTTTGTGACCCCAACCGACGTATGGGTAGTGTTTTTCTGAGTGCCAGCCTTCAAAGTAGCGGCAGCATAAAAAAGCACGTTCCATAAGCGGCAGTCGGTAGATTGCCGCCTGCCCGTCCGTTCCCTCTTGGCGGCTGATCTGCGCGGACACAGAACAGACCGTCAGAAGTGAACAGAGCATTGTCATGAATACACGCATCATTTCAACAAGGGGCTGAAGTTGCCGATGGGAACGATGGTAAGATCGTCGTCCTTTACATTCCTGTTGTTGAAGTCAAATTCCAGTTCGTAGGAGTTGCTAAAGTTATCCTCCACCACCACGATGAAATTATGCGCCTCATCACCCGCCGCCGTGTAGTACAGGCGGAATTTTTCGTTCTCCAGCAGGTAGCGGTCGTTAGGCAGGAAGGTGATGCCGTTATCCATTTTGAGCGAGCCTTCCCCCTCGAACTGGAAATAGCGGATGGTATAGAGCGTACCCGAAAAGTCGCCCTCCTTTTTCAGTTCACAGCGGATTTCCACTGTCTGCCCCTTTACTACCTTGTTCGGCACGGGCATGACCTCCACCGTGAAGGGATAGGACTGCTGGATGTCCATGTCATCGTCACATGACACGAGGGTGAATGACATGGCGGCTATCAGGCATAACGCCACTGCCTTGAATATTGATGTTCTCTTGTTTCTGTTGTTCAGTATGTTCATTGTTCTTCGATTTTTAGATGGTTGTTTTTCTGTTTTTTCGTTGTCAGTTGCAGGTACTCGTTCAAGTCCTTGCAACCGTCATAGAGGGAGGAACGGTCGGTGACACGTTCCCCGTATCGCATGGTAAGTGCGGCAAGCGTCCGCCGTCCGGCTTCGTCACGGTCGAGGAAGCAGCCGATGCGCCCGTATCCGTCCAGCAATCCCGCCGCCTTCTCCACGTTGGCGACTGAGTTCAGCACAAGACAGTCAGCGTTACCGGTTACACCAAGCGTCACGGCAGAGAGAAAGTCCATGAAGCCCTCGAACACGAGGCACTCGTCAGCCGGGATGTCATTCGCCTTTACCAGTGATACAGACTTCGGAGGTATGCAACCCTTGAAATATCGGCTTCTGACTTCATAGCCACCTGCCATGTTCGGAAAGCCAACGGCAAAATACCGTTTCCCACGCACACCGTAGTTCAAGCGGCAGCAGTGACGGGATGCGATGGCGTAAGGGATGCCCCGTTCCTCTAAATACTCCGTCAGCAGTGAGCGGAGCAGCGGAGCGACCTCCACATCCTCAAAAACGGATTCGGTCGGCTTCGAGAGATAGACGGGCTTTTCCCATCCGGCAACCGTCATATTGGCGGCTTCCGCTATGAACTTCGCTTGCTTCATGAAGTCATCGCTTTGCAGAAACTCCCCGGCAAGCGTGAAGATGTCGCCGCCCTTGCCCAAACCGAAGTCGTACCAGAGCTGTTTCGCCACGTTCACACGGAAAGAGGATGTGCGCTCGCCCCTGTACGGGGCAAGATACCACAGCTCGTTACCGCTCCTTCTGACAGGCTCATGCCCCAGCCGTGCGAGAAAATCCGCAAGCGGCATCCTTCTGACAGCATCTATTTCCGTCCTTTCCATGCCCGTGTCAGTTGATGATGAACTTGATACCGACCCCGAACTGCGTGTGGAACTTCCGTGTGTCGCCACCCCAAAGGCAACGCTCCCGCAGGTTGGCAAGCAGGGCGATACGGTCTGCCACGTAACACTCCACATCGAGCGTCAGCGCACCGCCGTAGATGAAGGCGTCCCGGTCGTGCAGCGTGGAGCCGTCATGCAGCACCTTCTTCCCCCAATTTACCGCCTCATATCCGGCGAGAGCCGAAGCCCCGGCATAGACGAAAACAATCTTTCGGGCGTCCGACAGTATCTTGAAGTAATAGCCGCCCTCCGCCGTGAACTGCGCCACGGGTATCTTGGTGTCCTTGTAGGGATTGTTCTTCAACAGGTATTCGCCACCGAACACCCACTTGTTCCCCTTCTTCGTGTAGGTGGAGAGAGCCGCCCCGAAGCTGTACCCGCCGTCCTTGCCGCCGAGATTGAAGCCGTCCGCCATGTCCGCCCTCACCTCGATGCCCTGCATCTTCGGCAGACACCGCTGGGCGTGCGCCTGCCCTGTAAAAAGGGCAAGCGACGCGATGATTATTGCGATGTACTTTCTCATGGTCAGCGTACTTGAAGTTCGTTGATGGTACCCGCGCGTACCAAATCCTCGTTCTCAATCACGAAGGACTGGTGACGGCCGCCGTTCTTCTCGTTCAATTCCACCACGAGGCACTTGTCATCGGGGATGGTGAACTTCGCCATCGTGAAGACCGTGCGCTCGCTCTTTTTGCCCGGCACGAGGGTGGCGTAGTTCTGCGCGCGGAGCGGCAGAATAATCTGCTCCTGCACGGCAGTACGCTTCGCAACCTTCTTGTCCACGATTTTCCAAGTGATGTAGTCCACATCGAAAGGCACGTTGCTCTGGTTCTTTATCTCCGTGTGGAAATAAAGCAAGCCGTTGTGCGTGTAGATGCCTTTCAACAGGTATTGGATGCCGAAACGCTTGCAGCCGATATGCTTCACCTCGCGCTTGTTCTGTTTGTGGATGGACTTCATGATAAGGCGCACCAGCATCGGGCTTTCGCTGCCCAGCTCTTTCAGATAGATTTCCTGCGCGTTGTTCGGGCGGTTCACCGTGCTGCCGTCATGGATGAAGTCGCACATCTCCACGTTGAGCAACAGCGGTTCGGCGGCGTACTTCACGTTGAAGGTGTAGAAACTGCCGTCCTCCGTGATGACGGACATATTCGTTTCGTTGGGAAAATTCCTTACGGTAGCCTTCACACGGATGATGTTCTCCGCTCCGTCGGCTTTCCCGGCAATCAGGTCGGGCGAGCCTAAATCGACATAGCGCACCTCCGCCGGAAAAATGACGTGGACGGTCTTGTCGTAGGTCACTTCCAGACCGTGCGGCGGTATCATGCGGTCGAAGGTCAGCTTGCGTGACAGCCCGTGATATAGGTCGCCGTCCGCCTCCTTCTGCGGATAGACCTCCTTCGTCAAGGTCGGTTGTTCACTTCCGTTGGTCGTTTCAACGGTTACATTCTCCTGCGCGTTGGCAGTTATGATGCCCATAGCGAGGGCAAACATGATGATTACTTTTCTCATTACTTTTGGATTTTAGTGGTAATTTTTATTGTTTTCAATATTTTTCTTGGTAAAGCATGACCCTGTACCCGGCTTTCAGATGCACCTTGACGGTTCGCATCTTTTTGGCGATGTACTGGCTCGTGCCTTGTATCAGCCCCTTGCCCAAGTCGGAGGCGAGCTGCGCCCCGGCATTGGTGGAGATGTTGATGCTGCTTCCCAGCGAGCCGCCCATGTTGGCGGCGACCTCCCGGACGGCGTTCATCTCCATCG from Parabacteroides merdae ATCC 43184 includes the following:
- a CDS encoding PcfK-like family protein encodes the protein MKGTDHFKRTIYMYLEQRAEEDALFAKKYRNPAKNMDECVTHILNYVQKSGCNGFTDGEIFGQAIHYYEENEIEVGKPMDCQVVVNHVVKLTAEEKAEARQNAVRKYQEEELRKLQNRHRPSARKENQPQPSLFDLGL
- a CDS encoding PcfJ domain-containing protein: MKPKTKIQKEVARLSANLRPISATQIDWAYRHCVEHIGYRTKKGNITCSDCGHEWHSDSGLCDTLEGCTCPKCHAELKVQDTRRRIYKETQNFSVITTCKGYQVIRVAQVRCESRKGEPMRFYCHEVVQRWISPDGKVTDMALLRGFLFCYCDVWALGSDMEVRPHNSLYDDVVARSCAYPKMRILPQLRRNGFKGDFHGISPVRLFKALLSDPRIETLMKGGEIEVMKHFLFNTRTADECWASYLIAKRHKYQIDNLSMWCDYLRMLKKLGQDLRNPKNICPEDFMAAHDNATRKIEAIHEKERAAEQRRWEIERREREQQRQLQRKKDAEDFIANKSKFFGLVITDEEIIVKVLESIDEYYNEGKTQGICVFGSGYYKKADTLILSARIGDEIIETVEVDLRTLEVVQCHGKHNQDTEYHERIIDLVNKNANLIRERMKAA
- a CDS encoding DUF3873 domain-containing protein, which produces MTTRMTINGVSTCAEAGTEKYERFQSGIGRRRRTLVQYDYRHPIDRELFSCVKPTLDECRAARDKWLNAKKGKEDRL
- a CDS encoding DUF6956 domain-containing protein; this translates as MNTTYQTLIVKFSEPITALDGIFDDTGAWGTDTLKGWIDDYESTRFTATDSHTAVITSEYNMECVKEWLQRQTPISEMREF
- a CDS encoding glycoside hydrolase family protein, which gives rise to MMRVFMTMLCSLLTVCSVSAQISRQEGTDGQAAIYRLPLMERAFLCCRYFEGWHSEKHYPYVGWGHKLLPNEKYSARTMTKRDADELLRKDLRKFVAMFRKFGVDSILLGTLAYNVGPAKLLGSKTIPKSTLIKKLEAGDRNIYREYIAFCNYKGKRHAMLLKRRKAEFALLYIP
- a CDS encoding DUF3872 domain-containing protein, with the protein product MNILNNRNKRTSIFKAVALCLIAAMSFTLVSCDDDMDIQQSYPFTVEVMPVPNKVVKGQTVEIRCELKKEGDFSGTLYTIRYFQFEGEGSLKMDNGITFLPNDRYLLENEKFRLYYTAAGDEAHNFIVVVEDNFSNSYELEFDFNNRNVKDDDLTIVPIGNFSPLLK
- a CDS encoding toprim domain-containing protein; the protein is MERTEIDAVRRMPLADFLARLGHEPVRRSGNELWYLAPYRGERTSSFRVNVAKQLWYDFGLGKGGDIFTLAGEFLQSDDFMKQAKFIAEAANMTVAGWEKPVYLSKPTESVFEDVEVAPLLRSLLTEYLEERGIPYAIASRHCCRLNYGVRGKRYFAVGFPNMAGGYEVRSRYFKGCIPPKSVSLVKANDIPADECLVFEGFMDFLSAVTLGVTGNADCLVLNSVANVEKAAGLLDGYGRIGCFLDRDEAGRRTLAALTMRYGERVTDRSSLYDGCKDLNEYLQLTTKKQKNNHLKIEEQ
- a CDS encoding conjugal transfer protein TraO → MRKYIAIIIASLALFTGQAHAQRCLPKMQGIEVRADMADGFNLGGKDGGYSFGAALSTYTKKGNKWVFGGEYLLKNNPYKDTKIPVAQFTAEGGYYFKILSDARKIVFVYAGASALAGYEAVNWGKKVLHDGSTLHDRDAFIYGGALTLDVECYVADRIALLANLRERCLWGGDTRKFHTQFGVGIKFIIN
- the traN gene encoding conjugative transposon protein TraN encodes the protein MRKVIIMFALAMGIITANAQENVTVETTNGSEQPTLTKEVYPQKEADGDLYHGLSRKLTFDRMIPPHGLEVTYDKTVHVIFPAEVRYVDLGSPDLIAGKADGAENIIRVKATVRNFPNETNMSVITEDGSFYTFNVKYAAEPLLLNVEMCDFIHDGSTVNRPNNAQEIYLKELGSESPMLVRLIMKSIHKQNKREVKHIGCKRFGIQYLLKGIYTHNGLLYFHTEIKNQSNVPFDVDYITWKIVDKKVAKRTAVQEQIILPLRAQNYATLVPGKKSERTVFTMAKFTIPDDKCLVVELNEKNGGRHQSFVIENEDLVRAGTINELQVR